The DNA region GCACGGCCAAGCTGCGGAACCTGGGTTTCTTTCAGCTCGAGGCCGATCTCTTCACTGATGACTTCGCCGCCGGTCAGGGTCGCGATGTCACGCAGCATCTCTTTGCGGCGGTCGCCGAAGCCCGGTGCTTTGACCGCGACGCAGGTGAAGGTACCGCGCAGGCGGTTGACAATCAGGGTCGAAAGCGCTTCGCCTTCGACATCCTCCGCGATGATCAGCAGCTTTTTGCCGGACTGGACAATCTGCTCGAGCAGCGGGAGAATTTCCTGGATGGAGGAGATCTTCTTATCGGTGATGAGGATGTAAGGATCGTCGAGGATCGCTTCCATCTTCTCGGTGTCGGTGACCATATACGGGGTGATGTAGCCGCGGTCGAACTGCATGCCTTCCACAACATCGATATAGGTCTCGGCGGTTTTGGATTCTTCAATGGTGATGACGCCGTCAGCGGTGACCTTTTCCATGGCTTCGGAAATCAGGCTGCCGATAAACTCGTCGCCGGAAGAAACCGAAGCGACGCGGGCGATGTCCTCGCTGCCCTTGATCTTCTTGGAATTGTCCTTGATCGCGTCAACGGCGGTGTCGACAGCCTTCTGGATGCCCTTTTTGATCGCCATCGGGTTTGCGCCGGAGGTGACGTTCTTCATGCCCTCGCGCACCAGCGCCTGCGCCAGCAGGGTCGCGGTGGTGGTGCCGTCGCCCGCAGCGTCGTTGGTCTTGGTAGCGACCTCTTTGACGAGCTGCGCGCCCATGTTCTCGTAAGCGTCGGAAAGCTCGATCTCCTTGGCGATGGTCACGCCGTCGTTAGTGATGAGCGGAGCGCCGAACTTCTTGTCGAGCACGACGTTGCGGCCCTTCGGGCCGAGGGTGATCTTAACGGTATCCGCAAGTTTATCGATACCGGTCTGAAGCGATTTTCTGGCTTCCTCGCCGTAACAAATTACCTTTGCCATGATGTATCTCTCCTATCAATTTTCTTTCTGGATCAATGGGTTTGGAACTTATTCAACGATTGCAAGGATATCGCCCTGGCGCAGGATGGTATATTCGGTGCCGTCCACCTTGACCTGAGTTCCGCTATACTTGCTCATCAGGACCTTGTCGCCAACCTTTACGGTCATCTTGACCTCTTTTCCGTCAACCAGCCCGCCCGGGCCAACCGCGAGCACTTCCGCGATTTCAGGTTTCTCTTTCGCGGAGCCGGCCAGGATGATGCCGCTCTTGGTGGTTTCTTCCGCTTCCACCATCTTTGTGACAACTCTGTCTGCCAATGGTTTAATCGTCATGATTCAATTCCTCCCGTGTTATAATAATTAATATTGACAAATGAAGAATTCTTAGCACTCTTTATCTTTGAGTGCTAAGACTATTGTAATACATTATTTTCAAAAATCAAGCCCTTTTTTTAATATTAACATTTTGGTCACAAAGTTTACGAAAACTTTTCTGTTGCATTTGTCCTGCCAATTTGCTAGAGTATAGGTATCTGCCGGTCCATTCAAGAATCCCCGGCGCAAAAGGAAGCGGTTTTATTATGCCTCCCATCCAAATTATCCCCGCGTCGGAAACCGATATTGATACAGTCTGCGGGCTTTATAAGGAACTTTTTTCGGCCATGGCTGACCTGCAGCCTGACAGTTTCCGGCACGCGCAGCAGGATCCGGCCTTCCTGCGGGCAGTGATCACCGGGAGCCGTTCCGACCTATTGGTCGCGCGCGACGGCAAAATGGCCGTCGGCTTCGCGCTCCTGCAGGAACAGTCCACCCCGTCTTACGGCTGCCTGGTTCCGCATCGGTACGCCTACCTCATGGACCTGGCC from Anaerotruncus rubiinfantis includes:
- a CDS encoding co-chaperone GroES, with the protein product MTIKPLADRVVTKMVEAEETTKSGIILAGSAKEKPEIAEVLAVGPGGLVDGKEVKMTVKVGDKVLMSKYSGTQVKVDGTEYTILRQGDILAIVE
- the groL gene encoding chaperonin GroEL (60 kDa chaperone family; promotes refolding of misfolded polypeptides especially under stressful conditions; forms two stacked rings of heptamers to form a barrel-shaped 14mer; ends can be capped by GroES; misfolded proteins enter the barrel where they are refolded when GroES binds); protein product: MAKVICYGEEARKSLQTGIDKLADTVKITLGPKGRNVVLDKKFGAPLITNDGVTIAKEIELSDAYENMGAQLVKEVATKTNDAAGDGTTTATLLAQALVREGMKNVTSGANPMAIKKGIQKAVDTAVDAIKDNSKKIKGSEDIARVASVSSGDEFIGSLISEAMEKVTADGVITIEESKTAETYIDVVEGMQFDRGYITPYMVTDTEKMEAILDDPYILITDKKISSIQEILPLLEQIVQSGKKLLIIAEDVEGEALSTLIVNRLRGTFTCVAVKAPGFGDRRKEMLRDIATLTGGEVISEEIGLELKETQVPQLGRARQVVVQKENTIIVDGAGESKAIKDRIAQIRAQIETTTSEYDKEKLQERLAKLSGGVAVIKVGAATEVEMKEKKLRIEDALSATKAAVEEGIVAGGGVAPLNAIPAVEKLLPSLEGDERTGAKIVLRALEEPIRQIATNAGLEGSVIIDKIKRSRKVGYGFDFRKEAYGDMIELGIVDPTKVTRSAIQNAASVAAMVLTTESLVADEKEETPPAPPMPQGGMY
- a CDS encoding GNAT family N-acetyltransferase — protein: MPPIQIIPASETDIDTVCGLYKELFSAMADLQPDSFRHAQQDPAFLRAVITGSRSDLLVARDGKMAVGFALLQEQSTPSYGCLVPHRYAYLMDLAVHAARRGEGIGSALIAASESWARQRGLDYLELNVLEENIRAASLYESYGFSPTMRVMRKKL